The Eleutherodactylus coqui strain aEleCoq1 chromosome 6, aEleCoq1.hap1, whole genome shotgun sequence genome window below encodes:
- the LOC136633517 gene encoding phospholipase A2 inhibitor gamma subunit B-like, with protein MADACAKGTDCQGSSLSCTICLAQGATFCTGNNVTCPPGRVCASTRMVTMEDGVKKTEFFGRSCVPENQCQGPGSFSTHNSQSKKGFSCCYTDNCTPPAPVLSPNNTRQNGLTCPTCTGNGVDWCDTGMTMRCTGPETMCILQYSNMSGTLTVESVLRGCATPTICNIGNQSLITDTITTEVRISCTGRSGGLHSDFCSQIFVGLILLTLLLTS; from the exons GTTCTTCCCTCTCATGCACCATCTGCTTAGCCCAGGGAGCGACATTCTGCACCGGTAACAACGTCACCTGTCCTCCCGGGAGAGTCTGTGCCTCTACGCGCATGGTTACTATGGAAG ATGGAGTAAAGAAAACTGAATTTTTTGGAAGATCCTGTGTCCCCGAGAACCAGTGTCAGGGCCCCGGAAGCTTCAGCACTCACAACAGCCAGTCAAAAAAGGGCTTTTCGTGTTGCTACACTGATAACTGTACGCCACCAGCACCAGTAT TATCACCAAACAACACTAGACAGAATGGCCTGACTTGTCCAACCTGTACTGGAAACGGCGTAGACTGGTGTGACACTGGGATGACTATGAGATGTACTGGTCCTGAGACAATGTGCATCCTACAATACTCAAACATGTCAG GAACACTTACAGTAGAATCTGTTCTTCGAGGTTGTGCCACTCCCACCATTTGCAATATTGGCAACCAATCGCTAATCACTGATACCATAACTACTGAGGTTCGAATTTCTTGCACCGGGAGGAGCGGTGGTCTTCACAGCGACTTCTGCTCACAAATCTTTGTTGGGTTGATTTTATTGACTCTCTTATTGACTTCTTGA